The Trichoderma asperellum chromosome 6, complete sequence region AGGTTTTTAGACGCAAGGAACAATTCGTCTGCTAGCTGGTATCTGTCTGCGAATATCACCTTGGGGAAAGTGAAGTATGCATACGGAGCACATTCGGCCTCGCCATCAGAAGGAGGAGCTGCTCCGCTCAGACTCAGCTGCAAAGCGGGATGTAGGCCCGTGGGTTGCTGGAATTTAGACGTAAAAGAGCCAGACGCCGTCCTGTGCCGGGCTTCAAAGGCGAACATAACCGGCGATGGTTCCTTTTGCTCACCGATGACGGTTAGAACACCTGAGGCGCCAATCTGGTGAGCTTCCATGTTTGGCGGCGCATCTATACCTAGGATCCCGACTTCTGTCCGACCCTTGGGTGATGCCGGAACGGATATCTCGCGTTGTTGAAGCGGCCATAGGGCTTGGACCTTGACGGAATCAGAAGTAGAATCGTAAGAAATGTCTAGGCTGGCGGCATCTTTGAGGTCTTGCAGCTGTTTCCTGCACTCACTGGCGGTTGGCCCTGAGCAGACAACCGGGCCGAGCCTCTTTGCAAATCCGTCTAGTTTTTCAAGCTCATTGTAAAAGAACAACGTAGAGggttctttttgcttctcatTGCCAAGTCTAATGTATACCTATAAGCTTGGTTAGGTATACAATTCTAAAGGTCATGCCTAAGGTAGTAATGACGATACCTCTTCTGATGAGCAGTCTAGACGTCCAAATGCCTGCAAGGCTGTGCACAATTTTTCTCTACATCAGGTGTTAGCCACAAAGAGTCTcattttataaatctttgaTGGAGTCAAACTCACGGATCGTGATCCTCCTTCAGAGGTGTATATGATACGTGGAGACCTGGAGAGACGCGGGAGCTAAAGGGCTCCAGGGTTTCATAGCCAGCTGAAGTCGCCCATCTCAGATGCAGGTCCTGGACATCACGAAGAAGGCCGGCCAGCTCGGAAGGGAGCTCCGGCAGAGTCAGAGTGATCTTGTGCTCCCGTACCGCCTCTGTCGCTGGGCCTTGGACTTTTGTGTCCTTGATTTCCAGCTGCTTTGGGTCGACGGCGGCACCCGGCCGATGGAAGTAGgtgattctctctctcatggTCCTggcgctgatgctgatgcgatGAAGCCCTTGTTTACGATGAGCCTATGGCAGAACCGAGTGCCAGATGGTAAGGAACAGCTCTGGTTGTCTTTGCGCCTACGGCTTCACGACGGCTGAGGTTGAAagctgtttgtttgtttcaaTGTTGCGATATGACCATCGGGCTGAGGTGTCCACTAAatcaagctgcagctgcgccTTAAGCTGCCGTGTTAGCGGCATGAGCCGGGCGTCAGGCGCCTCCACAGCCGTTATAGGGGAATTTACCCCACTGCCTAAGGGGGAGCTCATTTAGCTCTGTGATTGAAATTAAGTGCATAGTACGTAGGACaggcatgtacatgtgtCCAGGGCTTCATGTGTACATCATCCCTTTTCTACGAGTCGTTGGTTGGTACATGCAAAACAAGATGACAAAATAGAAACGCCAGAAACATTCCAACGGCGTGGTTTGGGCTAAACCAGAGGTTGTCAGCGTACGTAATATGAGGCTAACAGTTTGTAAGCCGCAACGCCGCATGCTGCATTATATGTGCTCTAAGCATTGATGTGAAGAGGATTAATTGGACATTGGGCTTCAGATGGATTATCATCATTATAAATCGGCATACATAAACAGCTCGTCTCATGTAGCCATCATGTTTCGACCCCCTTTATCCAGGTACACATGCGCTATCCTTCACCCCCTTGTGAACAGCGCCAAAACAATCTCCTATTCGTGTTTGGTACCCTGGACTGCTGCTCTTGATTCCAGGCTTTCCTTCGTTCAATACCGCTTTTCTGCCTCGTACAGCGCAATCGGCACTCCTTGCCCAGGGCACCCCACGATATCTGCCTTGAGATACTGCGCCGCCCAATCTCCTCTGTATTCAATCCTCTCGTATT contains the following coding sequences:
- a CDS encoding uncharacterized protein (BUSCO:EOG092D3IIV~TransMembrane:1 (o454-472i)) codes for the protein MRERITYFHRPGAAVDPKQLEIKDTKVQGPATEAVREHKITLTLPELPSELAGLLRDVQDLHLRWATSAGYETLEPFSSRVSPGLHVSYTPLKEDHDPEKLCTALQAFGRLDCSSEEVYIRLGNEKQKEPSTLFFYNELEKLDGFAKRLGPVVCSGPTASECRKQLQDLKDAASLDISYDSTSDSVKVQALWPLQQREISVPASPKGRTEVGILGIDAPPNMEAHQIGASGVLTVIGEQKEPSPVMFAFEARHRTASGSFTSKFQQPTGLHPALQLSLSGAAPPSDGEAECAPYAYFTFPKVIFADRYQLADELFLASKNLTATKYVSEPVDLEAPAYTTKPWGSNVLLELAPPKGGAAAETWTVEVPLHLRYLKPTPTGKEEAGIPYPVVFWACDSGEDISYAVNPFDRVNLGYDGLFSPSTKFWHVSPKSEAGGRLINNINVPVVTEGASQWVGVGTAAAVAVGFVWVLLKLVGGYAKSGHSTATKKAGDSKKKQ